A portion of the Paenibacillus hamazuiensis genome contains these proteins:
- a CDS encoding sensor histidine kinase codes for MSIRTKLIISNFAMVIIPFCLFALSLMLLLHFFMKDVAGIADYYGGDLQRSYKQAMETIHDKTQAREELMTGFRFLAKNDPDRLGDTAFLRDMDAKLGPMKAGLIVRKQGESVFVSTWLLEKGLADLQAQTDSGRSDAGHRMDGDTVVKINGDSYMVTDEQFTFRDSSSGSIVMVSDVSPFYKLLPKFIPLVAITLLLVLVVTNGLLTFLVSRSIIKPLYALKEAAEQIKDGNLDHPVTVVRKDEIGQLGSTFEEMRVRLKQSIALQLQYEDNRKELLANISHDLKTPITAIKACAEGMADGIADTPEKRDKYVRMIHKKASDMDKQIDELFLFSKLDLGRVPFHLEKMNLTAYLQDCVEDLSHDPQLSGISVSLRNENGPEMTVSADWEKLRRVIQNIVDNSLKYMDKERKTIEFTLSEQGKDALVRIADNGTGIEPDALPHIFDRFYRAESWRSTGAGGSGLGLSIVKQIIEGHGGRVWAESVPGSGTTVIFTLPKASAAEPVQGGTIA; via the coding sequence ATGTCCATACGAACGAAGCTGATCATATCCAATTTTGCGATGGTTATCATACCGTTTTGCTTGTTTGCCTTATCGTTGATGCTGCTGTTGCATTTTTTCATGAAAGATGTGGCGGGCATTGCCGATTATTACGGCGGAGATTTGCAGAGAAGCTACAAGCAGGCGATGGAAACGATCCACGATAAGACGCAAGCCCGCGAGGAATTGATGACAGGCTTTCGTTTTTTGGCGAAAAACGATCCGGACCGGCTCGGAGACACCGCTTTTTTGCGGGATATGGATGCTAAGCTTGGCCCGATGAAGGCGGGACTGATTGTACGCAAGCAGGGCGAATCCGTATTCGTCTCCACGTGGCTGCTGGAAAAAGGTTTGGCCGACCTGCAGGCGCAGACCGATTCAGGCCGTTCCGATGCGGGCCACCGCATGGACGGAGATACGGTGGTCAAGATCAACGGCGACAGCTACATGGTCACCGATGAGCAGTTTACGTTTCGCGACAGCAGCAGCGGTTCGATCGTCATGGTTAGCGATGTAAGCCCTTTTTACAAGCTGCTGCCGAAATTCATTCCGCTCGTGGCGATCACGCTTTTGCTTGTGCTGGTGGTGACGAACGGGCTGCTAACCTTTCTTGTGTCCCGCAGCATCATCAAGCCTTTATACGCGCTGAAGGAAGCTGCGGAGCAGATCAAGGACGGCAACCTCGATCATCCGGTGACGGTCGTCCGCAAAGATGAGATCGGTCAGCTCGGCAGCACGTTCGAAGAGATGCGCGTCCGGCTGAAACAGTCGATTGCGCTGCAGCTTCAATATGAAGATAACCGGAAGGAGCTCCTGGCGAACATTTCCCACGACCTGAAAACGCCGATCACGGCGATCAAGGCCTGCGCGGAGGGGATGGCCGACGGGATTGCGGATACGCCGGAGAAACGCGACAAATACGTGCGGATGATCCACAAAAAAGCTTCGGATATGGATAAGCAGATCGACGAGCTGTTCCTGTTTTCCAAGCTCGATCTGGGCAGAGTTCCTTTTCATCTCGAAAAAATGAATTTAACCGCGTATTTACAGGATTGTGTCGAGGATCTGAGCCACGATCCGCAGCTGTCCGGCATATCGGTATCGCTGCGCAATGAAAACGGCCCGGAAATGACCGTTTCCGCCGACTGGGAGAAGCTGCGCCGGGTCATTCAGAACATCGTCGACAACAGTCTGAAATACATGGATAAAGAACGCAAAACGATTGAGTTCACGCTCTCCGAACAAGGGAAGGATGCGCTTGTCCGCATCGCCGACAACGGCACCGGCATTGAGCCGGATGCGCTTCCGCATATTTTCGACCGGTTTTACCGGGCGGAATCGTGGCGCAGCACGGGAGCCGGCGGCAGCGGACTCGGGCTTTCCATCGTGAAGCAAATCATCGAGGGGCACGGCGGCCGGGTATGGGCGGAAAGCGTACCCGGCTCCGGCACGACCGTCATCTTTACCCTGCCTAAAGCATCCGCGGCAGAACCGGTTCAAGGAGGAACAATTGCATGA
- a CDS encoding response regulator transcription factor produces the protein MKRILVIEDDAVISEVQKDYLEAAGYAVDVADSGDVGLEMALQDGYDLMILDLMLPGKDGYEICRKVRETSNLPILMVSARKEEVDKIRGLGLGADDYIIKPFSLGELVARVKAHLARYERLTGSAARNTDEVRLRALRIDKLSHRVYVNEAEVALTSKEYDLLLFFVNHPNRVFTKDELFLKIWGYDSLGDIATVTVHVSKLREKIEPDPSKPQYIETIWGVGYRFRVE, from the coding sequence ATGAAGCGCATACTTGTGATAGAAGACGATGCCGTTATTTCCGAAGTGCAGAAGGATTATTTGGAAGCGGCCGGGTATGCCGTCGATGTGGCGGACAGCGGAGATGTCGGGCTGGAGATGGCTCTGCAGGACGGCTATGACCTGATGATTCTCGATCTGATGCTGCCGGGCAAGGACGGCTACGAAATTTGCCGCAAGGTGCGGGAGACGAGCAATTTGCCGATTCTGATGGTATCCGCGCGCAAGGAAGAGGTCGATAAAATCCGCGGCCTCGGCCTCGGTGCGGACGATTACATCATCAAGCCGTTCAGCCTCGGGGAGCTGGTGGCGAGGGTGAAGGCGCATTTGGCCCGCTACGAGCGGCTGACCGGTAGCGCCGCAAGGAACACGGACGAGGTGCGGCTGCGGGCGCTGCGCATCGACAAGCTGTCGCATCGCGTCTACGTTAACGAAGCGGAAGTGGCGTTGACGAGCAAGGAATACGATTTGCTGTTGTTTTTCGTCAATCACCCGAACCGCGTGTTTACGAAGGATGAGCTGTTTTTGAAAATATGGGGCTACGATTCGCTCGGCGATATCGCTACGGTAACGGTTCACGTGAGCAAGCTGCGCGAGAAAATCGAACCCGACCCGTCGAAGCCGCAATATATCGAGACGATTTGGGGAGTCGGGTACCGGTTCCGGGTGGAGTGA
- the leuB gene encoding 3-isopropylmalate dehydrogenase gives MADVKKIAVIAGDGIGPEVVAEALKVLKKTEEVFGYRFETESGLFGGIAIDEKGTPLPQETLDMCKKADAVLLGAVGGPKWDNNPKELRPETGLLGIRKALGLFSNIRPAVIFDCLKDASTLKPEVLEGTDLIVVRELTGGIYFGEKFRREGANGQEAVDTCVYNVSEVERIVRQAFEIARTRRKKLASVDKANVLETSRLWRETVNRIAPDYPDVELEHVLVDNCAMQLLRRPSSFDVIVTENMFGDILSDEAAMLTGSIGMLSSASLGEGAFGLYEPVHGSAPDIAGQGIANPIATILSVALMFRLTFGYHDAAEAIERAVKEVLDAGHRTGDIAVDKSKAIGTTAMGELIVNAIRK, from the coding sequence ATGGCAGACGTGAAAAAAATCGCGGTCATCGCGGGCGACGGCATCGGCCCGGAAGTGGTTGCGGAAGCTTTGAAAGTGCTCAAAAAAACGGAGGAAGTGTTCGGCTACCGTTTTGAAACGGAAAGCGGTTTATTCGGCGGCATCGCCATCGATGAGAAGGGAACTCCTTTGCCGCAGGAAACGCTCGATATGTGTAAAAAAGCGGACGCCGTGCTGCTCGGAGCGGTAGGCGGACCGAAATGGGACAACAATCCGAAGGAGCTTCGTCCGGAAACCGGCCTGCTCGGCATCCGCAAAGCACTCGGGCTGTTCTCGAACATTCGCCCGGCGGTTATTTTCGACTGCCTGAAGGACGCATCGACGCTGAAGCCGGAAGTGCTGGAAGGCACCGACCTGATCGTCGTGCGGGAGCTTACCGGCGGCATCTACTTCGGTGAGAAGTTCCGCCGCGAAGGCGCAAACGGCCAGGAAGCGGTCGACACCTGCGTGTACAACGTGAGCGAAGTCGAGCGCATCGTGCGCCAGGCGTTTGAAATCGCACGCACCCGCCGCAAGAAGCTCGCTTCCGTCGACAAGGCGAACGTGCTGGAAACGTCCCGCCTGTGGAGAGAAACCGTCAACCGGATCGCTCCGGATTATCCGGATGTCGAGCTGGAGCACGTGCTCGTCGACAACTGCGCGATGCAGCTGCTGCGCCGTCCGTCGAGCTTCGACGTCATCGTTACGGAAAACATGTTCGGCGACATCTTGAGCGACGAAGCGGCAATGTTGACCGGCTCGATCGGCATGCTGTCCTCCGCTTCGCTCGGCGAAGGCGCGTTCGGCTTGTATGAGCCGGTGCACGGCTCGGCTCCGGACATCGCGGGCCAAGGCATCGCGAATCCGATCGCGACGATTTTGTCCGTGGCGCTGATGTTCCGCCTCACGTTCGGCTACCACGACGCCGCTGAAGCGATCGAACGCGCCGTGAAGGAAGTGCTCGACGCGGGCCACCGCACGGGCGACATCGCGGTCGACAAGAGCAAAGCCATCGGCACCACCGCGATGGGCGAGTTGATCGTAAACGCGATTCGCAAGTAA
- a CDS encoding glycosyltransferase: MNKAHESIIQALRDQRYQEAEQQAGDLLIRSPIDAQAWVFLGEALMRQGFGVAAQKVFNRAWILDPEAAWVQGINRELRKTTPGTERPDIDALLKTERPAVTAAVVVKNEARCIERCLASLINAVDEIVVMDSGSTDGTHELAAKFPKVRLYHTEFRDSFADLKNEALQHVRTNWVLWVDGDEWLHEDDAPYIKEIAGIFNRLPYAALLQIWQVNEIRGEFHHDFSMVRMFPRAQGLRYWGRIHEQVGPPEGIYHGEFIRRPVRIRLLHDGYETPIVRDKNKIERNLRLLEMMNEEDPDNPGWWMFRGRETIAAGRHEEALGYLQKADELAQRQPRFGRLLDVQMMMVKIHLSLSQPDQAERLCRQVLDKHPSFPDALYYMAQIRIRSADKQLKEAEKLVADAKKGFQSYRGNVAADHQILNWKADLTQADLLRRFGMLAEARDVYARYAAKHPNLQSARRNLEAIELQRRQLNQAATKQGIPDQG, encoded by the coding sequence ATGAACAAGGCCCACGAATCCATCATTCAAGCGCTGAGGGATCAGCGCTACCAAGAGGCCGAGCAGCAAGCGGGAGACCTGCTGATCCGCAGTCCGATCGACGCGCAGGCGTGGGTGTTCCTCGGCGAGGCGCTGATGCGGCAGGGCTTTGGGGTGGCGGCGCAAAAGGTGTTTAACCGCGCATGGATTCTCGATCCCGAGGCGGCATGGGTGCAGGGGATCAATCGGGAGCTGCGCAAGACGACCCCGGGTACGGAGCGGCCGGATATCGATGCGCTGCTGAAGACGGAGCGGCCGGCGGTGACGGCGGCGGTTGTCGTCAAAAATGAGGCGCGCTGCATCGAACGCTGCCTCGCAAGCCTCATCAATGCCGTGGACGAAATCGTCGTCATGGACTCCGGTTCGACCGACGGCACGCATGAGCTTGCGGCGAAGTTCCCGAAGGTGCGGCTGTATCATACCGAGTTCCGGGACAGCTTCGCCGACTTGAAAAACGAGGCGCTGCAGCATGTCCGAACCAATTGGGTGCTGTGGGTGGACGGCGACGAGTGGCTCCACGAGGACGATGCGCCATATATCAAAGAAATCGCCGGCATTTTCAACCGGCTTCCTTATGCCGCACTGCTGCAAATATGGCAGGTCAACGAAATCCGCGGAGAGTTTCACCACGATTTCTCGATGGTGCGCATGTTTCCGCGCGCACAAGGGCTTCGCTATTGGGGGCGCATACACGAACAGGTCGGCCCGCCCGAAGGAATTTATCACGGTGAGTTCATCCGCCGACCGGTACGGATACGCCTGCTGCATGACGGGTACGAAACTCCGATCGTACGCGACAAAAACAAAATCGAGCGGAATCTCCGTCTGCTTGAAATGATGAATGAAGAAGACCCGGACAACCCCGGCTGGTGGATGTTCCGCGGCAGGGAGACGATCGCAGCCGGACGTCATGAGGAAGCGCTCGGCTATTTGCAAAAAGCCGATGAACTGGCGCAGCGCCAGCCCAGGTTCGGGCGCCTGCTCGACGTGCAGATGATGATGGTGAAAATCCATCTTTCGCTCAGCCAGCCGGACCAAGCGGAACGGCTGTGCCGACAGGTGCTGGACAAGCATCCGAGCTTCCCGGATGCGCTGTATTACATGGCGCAAATCCGCATCCGTTCGGCCGATAAGCAGCTGAAGGAAGCCGAGAAGCTCGTCGCCGATGCGAAAAAAGGCTTTCAGTCGTACCGCGGCAATGTTGCGGCGGATCACCAGATTTTGAACTGGAAAGCCGATCTGACGCAGGCCGACCTGCTCAGACGCTTCGGCATGCTGGCGGAGGCCCGCGATGTGTACGCAAGGTACGCGGCCAAGCATCCAAATTTGCAGTCGGCCCGGAGAAACCTGGAGGCCATCGAACTGCAGCGCCGGCAGTTGAATCAAGCCGCAACAAAACAAGGCATACCGGATCAAGGTTAA
- a CDS encoding catalase codes for MNPHSYLTTNQGAPVGDNQNSRTAGQRGPTLLEDYHLLEKLAHFDRERIPERVVHARGAGAYGVFTAENSMSRYTKAAFLQEPGTETPVFVRFSTVIHGQGSPETLRDPRGFAVKFYTQEGNYDLVGNHLPVFFIRDAMKFPDMVHSLKPAPDTNVQTPDRYWDFMTLSPESTHMLTWVFSDYGTPANYRQMEGFGVHAFKWINKDGHISYVKYHWKPLAGVRNLSKDEAAAVQAVDFNHATKDLYNHIAHGDFPKWDLYVQLLDPSDYDRLEFDPLDPTKLWPEELYPLHKVGTMTLNRNPLNFFAEVEQSAFAPSALVPGIEASEDKLLQGRLFSYPDTQRYRLGPNYLQIPVNCPYAPVRNHQRDGAMQTQPQESSVNYEPNRHGHLPEQPEFRDTPAPVHGMAGRERIAKTNDFQQAGELYRRFSEQERAHLIRNLADDLASVHEQTKLLAICNFFRADREYGSRLAEALGVDISAFA; via the coding sequence ATGAACCCACATTCCTATTTAACGACCAATCAAGGCGCTCCCGTAGGAGACAACCAAAATTCCCGAACCGCCGGACAGCGGGGGCCGACTTTGCTCGAAGACTACCATCTGCTCGAAAAGCTCGCCCACTTCGATCGCGAACGTATCCCTGAACGCGTTGTCCATGCCCGCGGCGCCGGTGCGTATGGCGTATTTACCGCAGAAAACAGCATGTCCCGTTATACGAAGGCGGCTTTCTTGCAGGAGCCGGGTACGGAGACGCCGGTCTTCGTCCGCTTCTCCACCGTTATCCACGGGCAGGGCTCGCCGGAGACGCTGCGCGATCCGCGCGGTTTTGCCGTGAAATTTTACACGCAGGAAGGCAATTACGACTTGGTCGGCAATCACCTGCCGGTGTTTTTCATCCGCGATGCGATGAAGTTCCCGGACATGGTGCATTCGCTGAAGCCCGCTCCCGACACGAACGTGCAAACGCCGGACCGCTACTGGGACTTCATGACGCTGTCGCCGGAATCGACTCATATGCTGACGTGGGTGTTTTCCGATTACGGGACGCCGGCGAATTACCGCCAAATGGAAGGCTTCGGGGTTCATGCTTTCAAGTGGATTAACAAGGACGGGCATATCTCTTATGTAAAATATCATTGGAAGCCGCTTGCGGGTGTGCGCAATTTGAGCAAGGATGAGGCGGCCGCCGTGCAGGCTGTCGATTTTAACCATGCGACCAAAGATTTGTACAATCATATCGCCCACGGGGATTTCCCGAAATGGGACCTGTATGTGCAGCTGCTGGACCCGAGTGATTACGACCGGCTCGAGTTCGATCCGCTCGATCCGACCAAGCTGTGGCCGGAGGAGCTGTACCCGCTGCACAAGGTAGGCACGATGACGCTGAACCGCAATCCGCTCAATTTTTTCGCGGAGGTGGAGCAGTCGGCTTTCGCCCCGAGCGCACTCGTTCCCGGTATCGAGGCCTCCGAGGATAAGCTGCTGCAGGGCCGCCTCTTCTCTTATCCGGACACGCAGCGCTACCGGCTCGGGCCGAACTACCTGCAAATCCCGGTCAACTGCCCGTATGCTCCGGTCCGCAATCATCAGCGCGACGGCGCGATGCAGACGCAGCCGCAGGAGTCCAGCGTCAACTACGAGCCGAACCGCCACGGCCATTTGCCGGAGCAGCCGGAATTCCGCGATACCCCTGCACCTGTACACGGCATGGCCGGCCGCGAGCGCATCGCGAAAACGAACGACTTCCAGCAGGCCGGGGAGCTGTACCGGCGTTTTTCCGAGCAGGAGCGCGCCCATCTGATCCGCAATCTCGCCGACGACCTGGCGTCGGTGCACGAGCAGACGAAGCTGCTTGCGATCTGTAACTTTTTCCGCGCGGACCGCGAATACGGCAGTCGGCTCGCCGAGGCGCTTGGCGTCGATATTTCGGCGTTCGCGTAA
- a CDS encoding peroxiredoxin, translated as MAERLVGKQAPDFTMDTALGNGTDFGRVSLSDYKGKWLVLFFYPLDFTFVCPTEITAFSEAVPEFAKLDAEILGVSIDSKHSHRVWINTPRNDGGLGKLNFPLASDINKTVARDYGVLIEEEGVALRGLFIIDPDGELQYQVVHHNNVGRSVEEALRVLEALQSGGLCPAGWKKGDKHLAAK; from the coding sequence ATGGCGGAACGTTTGGTGGGCAAACAAGCACCCGATTTCACAATGGACACCGCACTCGGCAACGGAACCGACTTCGGCAGAGTGTCCTTGTCCGACTACAAGGGCAAGTGGCTCGTACTGTTCTTCTATCCGCTCGACTTCACCTTCGTATGCCCTACGGAAATTACGGCGTTTAGCGAAGCGGTACCGGAATTCGCGAAGCTGGACGCGGAAATTCTCGGCGTATCCATCGACAGCAAACATTCCCACCGCGTATGGATCAACACTCCGAGGAACGACGGCGGCCTCGGTAAATTGAACTTCCCGCTCGCTTCCGACATCAACAAAACGGTTGCCCGCGACTACGGCGTATTGATCGAAGAGGAAGGCGTCGCACTGCGCGGCTTGTTCATTATCGATCCGGACGGCGAACTGCAGTACCAAGTCGTACATCATAACAACGTAGGTCGCAGTGTGGAAGAGGCTTTGCGCGTGCTGGAAGCATTGCAATCCGGCGGCTTGTGCCCGGCCGGCTGGAAAAAAGGCGATAAACACCTGGCAGCGAAATAA
- a CDS encoding sugar phosphate isomerase/epimerase family protein: MKLGVSTYSLSRLIKSGEMSVLDVIQWIADNGGEHAEIVPIGFDLEGDGELAKAIRRKAADLGIELSNYAIGANFITSDPDALEQEITRVMRHVDIAAALGVKLMRHDVASRPMPETTIRHFAAELDRLAEACRRVADYAAQYGITTSVENHGFYVQASERVQTLLHAVDRPNFKTTLDVGNFWCADETPTVGVGRNIGYASMVHLKDFYRRPHDRNPGEGWFRSACGDYLRGAIVGQGDIDMREIIRLVKSSGYDGYVSIEFEGLEDCRFGTKAGLDNARRIWDEV, from the coding sequence ATGAAGTTAGGTGTAAGCACTTACAGTTTAAGCCGTTTGATCAAATCCGGAGAGATGAGCGTGCTTGATGTTATTCAGTGGATCGCCGACAACGGCGGCGAGCATGCGGAGATCGTTCCGATCGGTTTTGATCTGGAGGGCGACGGGGAACTGGCGAAGGCGATTCGGCGAAAGGCGGCCGATCTCGGCATCGAGCTGTCCAATTATGCAATAGGCGCGAATTTCATCACGTCGGATCCGGATGCTTTGGAGCAGGAGATAACCCGTGTCATGCGGCATGTCGACATCGCTGCTGCGCTGGGCGTAAAGCTGATGCGCCATGACGTCGCATCCCGGCCAATGCCGGAGACGACGATCCGCCATTTTGCCGCGGAGCTTGATCGGCTTGCCGAAGCATGCCGGCGCGTAGCCGATTATGCGGCGCAATACGGCATTACGACGAGCGTGGAGAACCACGGATTTTACGTGCAAGCGAGCGAACGGGTCCAGACTTTGCTGCACGCCGTGGATCGGCCGAATTTCAAAACGACGCTGGATGTCGGCAATTTCTGGTGCGCAGACGAAACGCCGACCGTCGGAGTCGGCCGGAATATCGGGTACGCTTCGATGGTGCATCTGAAAGATTTTTACCGCCGGCCGCACGACCGGAATCCGGGAGAGGGCTGGTTTCGCAGCGCCTGCGGCGATTATTTGCGCGGCGCGATCGTCGGGCAGGGCGATATCGACATGCGGGAGATCATTCGTCTCGTGAAGTCGTCGGGATACGACGGATACGTTTCGATCGAATTCGAGGGTCTGGAGGACTGCCGCTTCGGCACGAAGGCGGGGCTGGACAATGCCCGGCGCATATGGGATGAGGTGTAA
- a CDS encoding glycoside hydrolase family 15 protein, with protein MPRHLVIGNGKFLINLDQHTCIRDLYYPYVGQLNHVGGYQCRIGIWVDGAFSWLTDPEWQFQLSYAEDSLITEVKASHPHLGISLLINDGVHQREDIYIKRVHIANNRDTVREVRVFFNQDLLINETEVGDTAAYYPMNHTVFHYKKDRYFMFNGSTGTEGIYQYTSGVKRFYNAEGTWRDAEDGHLMGNAIAQGSVDSTISFRLFVPPNSAQTMYYWMTAGKNLEEVKKLDQYVRESHPGKLLDRIKIYWQRWVNKSERTYADLSEDVINLYKKSLLIVRTQTDVNGAIIAANDSDIMQSNRDHYSYMWPRDGALIAYAMSMAGYQGMITPFFHFCARVISPEGYLHHKYNPDGTVGSSWHPYIHQGRSQLPIQEDETALVLFALWQDFQKHGNIELPQSLYRNLVRSAARFMSSYIEHDLSLPKPSYDLWEERYGIFTFTASAVYGGLIAASNFCNLFGDDERSNRYRHTAEKIKSGILKHLWDEEEGRFVRGLYLEDGQWVKDKTLESSVYGIFEFGVLPADDPRVVSTMTANRDGLTAKTEVGGVARYHHDYYFQRSSDIQKVPGNPWIICTLWIAEWEIECAKTTADLESPRRTLEWVVRHAMESGILPEQLDPFDGSPVSVAPLTWSHATYVLAVVKYVEKFKKLSGQA; from the coding sequence TTGCCAAGGCATCTCGTCATAGGAAACGGCAAATTTCTCATCAATTTGGACCAGCATACCTGTATCCGCGATCTTTATTACCCGTATGTCGGCCAGCTCAATCATGTAGGGGGCTATCAATGCCGCATCGGCATTTGGGTAGACGGCGCGTTCTCGTGGCTGACCGACCCGGAATGGCAATTTCAGCTTTCCTATGCGGAAGATTCGCTGATTACGGAGGTCAAGGCATCTCACCCCCACCTTGGCATTTCACTCCTCATCAACGATGGAGTGCACCAGCGTGAAGACATTTACATAAAACGCGTTCACATTGCCAACAACCGGGATACCGTTCGGGAGGTTCGCGTCTTTTTCAACCAGGATTTGCTTATTAACGAAACCGAAGTGGGCGATACGGCTGCTTATTACCCTATGAATCATACTGTTTTTCATTATAAGAAAGACCGTTATTTCATGTTCAACGGCAGCACCGGAACCGAAGGGATCTACCAGTACACAAGCGGGGTCAAGCGGTTTTATAATGCAGAAGGCACTTGGCGCGACGCGGAAGACGGCCACCTGATGGGCAATGCGATCGCTCAGGGCTCGGTCGACAGCACGATCAGCTTCCGCTTGTTTGTGCCGCCGAATTCGGCGCAAACGATGTATTACTGGATGACGGCGGGCAAGAACCTCGAGGAAGTGAAGAAGCTCGACCAATATGTGCGGGAAAGCCATCCGGGCAAGCTGCTCGATCGGATCAAAATTTACTGGCAGCGCTGGGTGAACAAATCGGAGCGCACCTATGCCGATTTAAGCGAAGACGTAATCAATCTGTATAAAAAAAGCCTGCTCATCGTCCGCACGCAAACGGATGTGAACGGCGCGATCATCGCGGCGAACGATTCCGACATCATGCAATCGAACCGCGACCATTACAGCTACATGTGGCCGCGCGACGGCGCTTTGATCGCCTATGCGATGTCAATGGCCGGCTATCAGGGCATGATTACGCCGTTTTTCCACTTTTGCGCGCGCGTCATATCGCCGGAAGGCTACCTGCATCACAAGTACAATCCCGACGGCACCGTCGGGTCAAGCTGGCATCCTTATATTCATCAGGGCCGCAGCCAGCTGCCGATCCAGGAGGACGAAACGGCACTCGTGCTGTTCGCGCTGTGGCAGGACTTCCAAAAGCACGGCAACATCGAGCTGCCGCAGTCGCTGTACCGCAATTTGGTCCGCAGCGCGGCGCGGTTCATGTCCAGCTACATCGAACACGACTTAAGCTTGCCGAAGCCAAGCTACGATCTATGGGAAGAACGTTACGGCATCTTTACGTTCACCGCTTCCGCCGTTTATGGCGGACTAATCGCCGCGTCGAACTTCTGCAACCTGTTCGGCGACGACGAGCGCAGCAACCGGTACCGCCATACGGCGGAGAAAATCAAATCCGGCATTTTGAAGCATCTATGGGATGAGGAGGAAGGCCGGTTCGTGCGGGGGCTGTATTTGGAGGACGGTCAGTGGGTGAAGGACAAAACGCTGGAAAGCAGCGTCTACGGCATCTTCGAATTCGGCGTCCTCCCGGCCGACGACCCCCGCGTCGTCTCGACGATGACCGCCAATCGCGACGGCCTTACGGCCAAGACGGAAGTGGGCGGCGTGGCGCGATACCATCATGACTACTATTTCCAGCGCTCTTCCGACATCCAAAAGGTGCCCGGCAATCCGTGGATCATCTGTACGCTGTGGATCGCCGAATGGGAAATCGAATGCGCCAAGACGACGGCCGATCTCGAATCGCCGCGCCGCACCCTCGAATGGGTCGTCAGACACGCGATGGAAAGCGGCATTTTGCCGGAGCAGCTCGACCCGTTCGACGGCAGCCCGGTTTCGGTCGCGCCGCTCACCTGGTCGCATGCGACGTATGTGCTTGCCGTGGTGAAGTATGTGGAGAAGTTTAAAAAGCTATCGGGCCAGGCGTGA
- a CDS encoding KTSC domain-containing protein, with the protein MNFIPIGSKQIAYVRYDDQAAQMEVRYHTGRIVTYCGIRAEEYQSLLTAYNPYDVIVKLTVSKRPQPAAAVQSQQIAGLAVSAEQPEA; encoded by the coding sequence ATGAATTTCATTCCGATCGGTTCGAAGCAAATCGCTTATGTCCGGTACGACGACCAGGCGGCCCAGATGGAGGTGCGGTATCATACCGGAAGAATCGTCACCTATTGCGGAATCCGCGCGGAGGAATACCAATCGTTATTAACCGCATACAATCCGTACGACGTCATCGTCAAGCTGACCGTATCGAAGCGGCCTCAGCCCGCCGCAGCCGTACAAAGTCAACAAATAGCCGGTCTCGCGGTCTCCGCCGAACAGCCGGAGGCGTAA